The following DNA comes from Oscillospiraceae bacterium.
AGTTTAAAACAGAAATATTTGATTTGTTATTATTATACGCTGCCTTTTTGTTTTGTCAACTAGTTTTTTGTATATTTTCCTATTTTATTTTTGTTTCCGGCAGAAATACCAGAATGTTTTTCCCGCCAGCCTCCTTATCTTTTCTCTGCAGGCGCCTGCCCTGCCAAAGCAAAGCACAGGCGAAAAAAGCGCGCTCATAAGTTCGCATATTCCTTTGATACACGAATCATAAAGGATTTTTTCGGTATGAAAGGGCCATAAATGGCCCTCAGCTTTATTTTATCGAATATATGTTCGTAAAAGCCTTGTATCGCCCGCTTCTGTTTTGTAAGATGGAAAGCAGAGGGATTCCGCTGCACAAAAGAAAGCGAGTGGTAACAAATGGATTACTGGAAATGGGGACAGGAATACTTAAACGAGGCAGCTGTGCTGAAAAAGCACCTGACACCCGTGCGCCGGCAGCTGAAACAGTGCGGGCTAAGCATTGACCAGAGCCGCGAACTTGCCCTGCGCGAAAGCATGCTGTACCAAATGTACTTAGAGCTGAGCGCAACTGGGCATTACCTGCAGAGGTGCGGCCGATGAAACACAAAAAGCTGAGCTACGACCTGCTGCCGCAGGGGCTGTGTGCACAGCCGCCCGCCGACCAACCCGACAGCCGCTACGAGGCCATGCGCCGCGCGCTGCACCTTGCGATTCAGCAGGAGCTGACCCCCCGCCAGCGTTTCTGTATAGAGCACCGTCTTTCCGGGGAAAAGGTGCAGGATATTGCAGCCGAACTGGGCCTTGCGCCCTCAACGGTAAGTATGCACCTAAAGCGCGCTTCGCGCCGGCTGCGGCACACGCTGCAGTACAGCCGGCAGTTTTTAGAAACACGCTGAACTCTTTCTTTTGTCTTTCATAGGAATACAAAAGGCTCTCTTTCCGCTGCCTGCAGAAAGAGAGCCTTTTTCTATACGGCCATTTAAGTACGCTGAAAATTTTCCAGTACACGGGCCGCCAAAGAGTCATCCACACGCACAAAGTCATTGCCCTGTACGCCGCCGCACTCTTCGCTTATTTCCATTGCTTTTTCATATGTAGCAAAGCGGGTCGCTTTTTTAACCGGGTTTTCCTCTCCCTCTAAGAAGAAAAGGAAGCCCATGCGGTCGGTCTCCTGACTAGCAAAGCAGAAACAGCCTGTCTCGACCGCTTTGCCCTGGCGCTCCTCTACAATCCCGGCAAGGCCGGCCTTTACCAGCTCTACACCGACATCGTTGAGCCCCGCCTCAAAAATCAGGATTTTTTCTTTGAGTTCCATCGGTGACGAAACCTCGCGCTTTGTAATGCCGTCAAGCTGCGGAAAGCGTTTGTCCACTTCCACTGTTTTCAGGTCTTTCCCGCTGCCCTCTGGCACCAGGTAGATCATAAATTTCTTTTCCTTGTCATGGTACAGGCAGGGATAAACCAGCTCTGCCTGATAGCCGCAGTGCGGGCACTGCCAATCAAACAGCGTTTCATCCAGCACCTTTTGCCGCAAAACCGGCTCGGTATCCGCGCTGATTCCCGTCCACATCTTTGTGCGCACCGGCTTGCCGCACTGCGGGCAGCACACATCTTTGTTTACCTGCGTAGACATAAAAGAAAAACACCCCCGTGTTCATTCGCACTTTATTTGCTTATTATAACACATTTCCCGTGAAATGCCTACAAAAAACCCGTTTCCCACAGCTTTTTTTCCGGCTGTACAAAAGGCCGGCGCTTCTGCTTTTTTTACTGTTCAAAAAGCAGAAAGTGCAGTATAATAGTTTTACAGAGAAAGCACAGCCCGCAAACTGTGTGTCTTTTTTAACTTTGAAACAGAAACCGCAGTATCAAAATATGAATTCTGATACTCTGTTAGTACTGCCGCGCCTTATTTTCCGCAGGCGTCCCTGCCTGTGCAGCATGGAGGAATGAATGATGGGAATAATCAATGATTTGGGAAAACAGCTTTCCGATACTTTCGGTGACCTGCTGGAAAAGAACCGCCGCGCTGCCGCTATCAGCCGCCTGCGCGTTGTCATCCAAAACGAGCGCGATGAAAACGCGCGCGCTTATGTTGCGCTGGGCAAATACTACTACGACCACATGCGCGGCCAGGGCAGCACCGAGGCCGAGGCCCTGTGCGACTCTATCGATGAATGCGACCGGCGGCTGAAAAACGCCTTTAAGCGCATGGAAGAAATCCGTGAAGAAACCGACGGCACCGACGAGGCAAGCCCCTGCACAGAGTGCAGCAGCGACTGCAGCACCTGCCAGTACAACCAGGAGGACGAACCCGAAAGCCCGGCCGCTGCAGAGCCACAGCCGAAAGAAGCCCCCTCAGAGGCAGCCCCGTACGACCCCTATGACACCACGCCCTCGCCCATTGCCCACGACCCGGACAATATTGAAATCGATGATATGCCGCCCAAAAGCACCCCCATTACCAGCGCCGATATCCCGCCTGCGGCGCCGGCCGTCAGCCCGGCCGTGACCCCGGCCGATGAAGAGGCCGCACCAGAGGAGCCGGAAGCGTGAAGGGAAAAGTACTGGTCGGCATGAGCGGCGGCGTTGACAGCAGCGTCGCCGCCCTTCTGCTGCAGCGACAGGGCTGGGAAGTGGTCGGCTGTACGCTGCGCCTGCACCTGGATGACCCCGCCTTTCCCCCGCGCGAGGGCGGCTGCTGTTCTTTTAAAGATGTACAGGACGCGCGGCGTGTCTGCTACGCTTTGGGAATTGACCATTTTGTATTTAATTTTACAGAATTATTTTCAGAAAAAGTGATCGACAACTTTGTTTCCGAGTACGGCGCAGGCCATACGCCAAACCCCTGCATTCGCTGCAACCGGTGGCTCAAGTTCGGCGCTATGCTGCAGCGTGCGCAGGCCCTGGGCTGTGACGCCATTGCCACCGGGCACTACGCCAGTGTACAAAAGGGCGAAAACGGCCGCTGGCAGCTTTTGGCTTCCCCCACCGGCAAAGACCAAAGCTATGTGCTCTACAGCCTGACACAGCAGCAGCTTGCCCATACACAGCTGCCTTTAGCCAGCCTGCCCAAACCAGAGGTGCGCCGCTTGGCAGAGGAAGCGGGCCTGCCCGTGGCCCACAAACCCGACAGCCAGGAAATCTGCTTTGTGCCCGACAACGACTACGCCGGTTTTCTCTGCCGCCACTGTGGGCATGACAGCGCCCCCGGTGATATTGTTGACCAAAGCGGCAAAGTGCTTGGCCACCATCGCGGGCTGACACACTACACCGTGGGCCAGCGCAAAGGGCTTGGCATCGCCTTTGGCCAGCCGATGTATATCACAAAGCTCGACGCCGCCCAGAACCGCGTGGTCCTGGGACCGGAGGGCAGCCAGTACAGCCGTTCCCTTTTGGCAGACGAAATGAACTGGGTCTCGATTCCCGCGCCGCAGGCTCCCCTGCGCGTACAGGCGAAAATCCGCTACCAGGCAAAGCCCGCGCCCGCGCTGGCTTCTCCCCGGCTAAACGGCAGCTTTCTCTTGACCTTTGACACGCCGCAGCGCGCCATTGCGCCCGGCCAAGCCGCTGTGCTGTACGACGGCCCGCTGCTCTTAGGCGGCGGCGTTATTCAGCAGAGTTTTTCAGAACTGCCGCCTGCTGATTTCTAATTGTAAATCTTTCCCCCATGCAGTGATTTTTCTGCACGGGGGTTCTTTTTATATCCCGTCATTATCAATAAAAAGTGTAACACTTGTGGCACTTTACGCTGCTGTATGGTATAATAAAAACTTCTAAAAAGGATACTAAAACGGATAAGCGCACATTTTCTTTTCTGTGTGAGGTGATTTTTTTGCCAAGCCTTTTGTTGGAAATTCAAGAGACCGTCAAAGAGTACGTCGATATCATGGCTAAAATCTCGCAGGTTGACGTAGAGGTGGTGGATGCCTCTCTCTTTCGTGTAGCCGGTACGGGGATGTTTCAGCAGCATATTAACCAAGACATGTCTGATGAGGGGTACACCTATCAGCATGTGCTGCGCACAGGTAGCCTGCAGGTCATCTATTCGCCCGGGGACTCCCCTATCTGTCAACACTGCCCCCGCTGCAGCAACTGCGACGAAGAAATTGAAATTGCCATGCCGATTCCCGCGCAGGGCACTACCATCGGCGTAATCGGCCTTGTCGGCTCCAGTATCCAGCAGCGCACCCGTATTTTGCGGGACAAAAAAATGTATCTGGGTCTGATTGAGCAGATTGCCAGTTTCATTTCTGCCAAAGCCATGGAGGTTCTCGACCAAAAGAAAAAGGAATCCATGCTCTCTGCACTTTCCTGTACCATCAGCCACATGGAGCAGGGAATTCTCATTTTAGGCCGAAACCATACGGTTACGCTTTCAAATCAGGCTGCCCGGGAACAGCTGCGTATAGAGGCACTGGACAGCCTGCCCGTTTCCCTGATACAAACCGGCGACCGGCTAAACAACCAAAATGAATACCTGCTTTCTATCGGCACAGAAACGGTGCATATCCTGGGGGAACGCTATTACCCCGCGCAAGCCGACGACAGGTATTGTGAGGTGCTGGTCTTTACCTGTAGCAGGGATCTGCACAAAAAAATGTATACCCTGACGGCTTCTGTCAACACAAGCACGCTGGTAGGCTCTAGTGCAGCAACCAATGCCCTGCGGGCCGAAATTCAAAAGGTTGCCAACAGCACCTCAACCGTGCTGCTGACCGGGGAAATGGGGGTTGGCAAAGAAGTGGCCGCCACCGAGATCTGGCGTACCGGAAACCGCAGCCAGCATCAGTTTGTCTCCCTAAACTGTGCCACTGTTCCTGAAAACCTAATAGAAGCCGACTTGTTCGGGTATGTAAAGGGTGCTTTTCCCGCCGCAAGTCCCGACGGCCGGGTCGGCAAATTTGAGCTGGCCAACCACGGTGTCATTTTTCTCAATGAAATCGGCGACATGCCGCTTTACCTGCAAACAAAGCTGCTGCGGGTTCTGCAAGACCGGCGGATTGTCCGCATTGGCTCAAACCAGCTTATCCCCATTGATGTACGTGTCATTGCCGCCGCCAACAAAGATTTAAAAGAAATGATTGCAGACGGAAAATTTCGGGAAGATTTGTATTATCGGCTGAATGTTATCCCCATACACCTTCTGCCGCTGCGCCGCCGCCTAAAAGACATCCCGGACCTTGCTAATCTGTTTGCCAGCCGTTATTCCTCTCTGTTTGACAAGCCCCGATGCCGCATTTCGCCGGACTGCATGAAGGTTTTGCTGCACCACCCCTGGTACGGAAATGTACGCGAACTGGAAAACACCGTGGAATTCATGGTAAATATGAGCGATGAAGAAGGCATACTGGGGATTAACACTCTGCCGCGCGATTTCTTTGCCGACAATTCGCCCGCCGGCAAGCAGTCTGTCCTTGCGACCGCACCAGAGCCCGCGGACGGAGAAATTATTCCGCTGGCAGAGCTGGAGCGGCAGGCAGTTACACACGCACTGGAGCTTTGCGGTTCCTCTACACAGGGAAAACGGGAAGCCGCCCGGCGGCTGGGCATCAGCCTGGCCACCCTTTACCGCAAAGCAGATGAATTCTCACTTTAAGAAATTTGTCGATTCTCTTTTTGAGAAGCGCTCTCATTTTAAGAATCTTTCTGTTTCCTTTTTCTCTTCCGCCACAGCAGCTGTGCTTGGCTTTCGGCATAAAAATGCCGTAAAGCCCGGCGCAGCTTTTGTTTTGTAATTTTTTTTACATCATTCTTTGCTTTTACCGGATTATTGTGCTATTTTTATTAAATTTTTTCTATTTTTATTACAAAACTAGTACATTCTTTAATTGCGAACCTCTCTTGACTCTCTCGGGTTTCCTTGTTATCTTGCTATTGAACTTACACAATCTGTGCCGGCAAGGCACCGGAAAGGATGCGAAAAGTGTGAGCAAAGAAACCTTTCAGATCGTCTCATTCCCGCGGAAAGCGGAAATGCCTGCCGAAATACGCCTCTTTCAATTACAGGAGGCCGAGGCTACCCGCGCATTTCACGCTAGTTTTCCGGTTTACCGGGAAACCCCGCTGGTCGAGCGCAGACAGACCGCAGAAGCCCTAGGGCTTGGCACCGTATACGTAAAGGATGAGTCTTTCCGTTTCGGGTTAAATGCCTTTAAAGTACTGGGCGGCAGTTTTGCCATTGGCAACTGCATCGCTCGCCGGCTGGGGGTGCATATCCGCGACCTGCCCTACCCGGCCATGGTCTCTACGGAAACCCGCGAAAAGCTGGGCAGCCTTACCTTTGTCACTGCCACTGATGGCAACCACGGCCGCGGCGTCGCCTGGACTGCCCGTCAGCTGCACCAGCACGCGGTTGTCTATATGCCAAAAGGCAGCTCTCCTGAGCGGCTGGCCAATATCCGCGCGGAGGGAGCAGATGCTACAATTACCGACCTTAACTATGACGATGCGGTGCGCCTGGCAAAGCGCCAGGCCGAGGAACACGGCTGGATTATGGTACAGGACACCGCGTGGCCGGGCTATGAGGATATCCCCGCCTGGATTATGCAGGGCTACGGCACCATGGGGTACGAGGCCTGGAAACAGCTACCGCAAAAGCCCACCCATATCTTCCTGCAGGCTGGGGTAGGCTCCATGGCGGGTGCCATCACCGGATTTTTTACCGCTCTGTATGGGAAAGACCGGCCCATTATCACCATTGTAGAGCCGAACCGTGCCAACTGCCTTTTCCGTACCGCGCAGGCAGACGACGGCAAACTTCATTTCGTTTCCGGAGACATGAATACCATTATGGCGGGACTTGCCTGCGGCGAACCGTGTACAATCGGCTGGAATGTTCTGCACGCCTGCGCGGATCATTTTATCTCTTGCCCCGATTACACCGCCGCCAAAGGAATGCGCATTTTGGGCTGCCCCTTCCCGGGAGAAACACCCGTTGTTTCCGGCGAAAGCGGTGCTGCCGGGTTTGGCTGCCTTGCTGAGATGATGACCAACCCCGTACTGCAGCCGCTGCGGGATGCGCTACAGCTAAACCGTACCTCACGCGTACTGTGTTTCAGTACAGAAGGGGATACCGATCGTGCAAATTACCGGGCAGTCACCTGGGATGGCCGCTACCCAAGCGGACCAGAGGACCGCACTGTTACCATTCAAAATAAGGAGGACACCTAACATGTTGAATCAAGAAAGAAAGCAGCAGGTGATCGACCTATGCCGCGGCCTGATCCAAAAGCAGAGCTACTCCGGCCATGAGGACGGCGTTGCACAGGTCCTGCGCGAAAACATGCAGCGCATGGGTTTTGATTCTGTAACCACAGACCAGTACGGCAACTTGATCGGCTGCATCAAAGGCAAGCGGCCAGGCAAAAAAATCCTTTTCGACGGGCATATGGATACCGTGCCTGTCACCAACCCCGCCGAGTGGCCCTTTCCGCCCTACGCAGCAGAGATTCACGGCGGCAGAATATATGGCCGCGGCACCAGTGATATGAAAGGTGCACTGGCCGCCATGACCTGTGCAGCAGCAAATTTTGCCGAGGACTGCGGCAGGGACTTTGCGGGTGAGCTGTATGTGGCCGGTGTTGTACATGAAGAATGCTTTGAAGGCGTCGCTGCCAGAGCCATCAGCGCCGCTGTGCACCCGGATTATGTGGTGATTGGCGAAGCCTCTCAGCTGAATCTGAAAATTGGCCAGCGCGGCCGGGCAGAAATTGTGGTGGAAACATTCGGTAAGCCCTGCCACAGTGCAAACCCGGAAAAGGGAATTAACGCCGTGTACAAAATGTGCCGTGTTATTGAAGCCATCCGTACACTTGCCCCGCCCCATCACCCTGTCCTCGGTCCTGGCATTCTAGAACTCACCGATGTCAAGAGTTCGCCTTATCCCGGTGCTTCTGTTGTACCAGAATACTGCCGCGCAACTTATGACCGCAGGCTTTTGGTCGGGGAAACCAAAGAAAGCGTACTTGCGCCCATTGAGGCACTGCTTGACCAGATGATGACCGAAGACCCGCAGCTGAAAGCAAAAGTCAGCTATGCTGTCGGACAGGAAACCTGCTACACCGGCAACAAAATCAGCGGAGAGCGCTTTTTCCCCGGTTGGCTTTACGATGAAAACGAGCCCTTTGTCCAAGCAGCCTATGCGCAGCTAAAAAATATGGGCTATACACCCAGCATTACACAGTACAACTTCTGCACCAATGGCAGCCACTATGCGGGTGAGGCCGGCATTCCTACCCTGGGCCTTGGTCCCTCGCAGGAAAACCTGGCACACACAATGGGCGAATATATTGAGATAGACCAGCTTACAAAGGTTGCGGACTGCTACTACGGCCTGTTGAAAGCCTGGACTAAATGATAAAATTCAAACGTCCCGCAAATCAACCCATTCTATTAAAAAAGGAGCGTTATTCATGTATGATCTGATTCTCAAAAACGGTCTGGTTGTCTCTCCCTCTTCCACAGTTGCCTGTGATGTAGCCATTCAAGACGGCAAAATTGCCGCTCTGGGCAGCTTTTGCCAAAGCGAGGCAAAACGGGTAATTGACGCCGGCGGCAAATATCTGCTGCCCGGCGGCGTGGAAGCACATATGCACTGCCAGGCACCCTTTCAGGGCTGCTTGGGCGCAAATACCTTTTACCAGCAGAGCGTTTCCGCTGCTTTCGGCGGGGTAACCACCTTTATGGATTTCGCTAATATGAGCCGCGGCCTGTCCCCCTACAAACAGGTACTGGCCCGTGTGGAAGAGATGAGCGAATCCGCCATCGACTACAGCGCACACGGCAAGTTTGTGGAATCTACCCCCGAAGCGCTGGCCGATATCGACAAAATGGCCGCGGACGGCTTCCCCACTTTCAAAATGTTCATGACCTATAAAAAAGAAGGGGTCATGAGTGACGACGAAACCATGCTGAAAGTTTTTGAAAAGGCAAAGAACGTGGGCGGCCTGCCTATGGTGCACTGCGAAAGCAACGCCATTGCAGAGGCAAATATTGAAAAGTGCCGTGAAAAAGGCGACCTAAGCTGGGTAAACTTTGCAAAATGTAAACCGGTACTGTGTGAAGACGAAGCTTTTGACCGCGCGGTCAACTTTGCCCGCTATGTGGGCAACGGCCTGATTGTGGTGCATACCACCAATGGCCGGGCACTCGATACTGCCCGCCGGGCCCATGCCGAGGATATTCCGCTGTATGTGGAGACAGGCCCCCATTATCTTACGTTGTTTGATGACCTGTATAAGGGCGAAAACGGCCATCTGGCCATCTGCTCGCCGCCGCTGCGCACACCTAAAGAAGCCGCGGAGCTTTGGAAAGGCCTGGAAGACGGCACGATTCTGCTCACCGGCTCAGATGACTGCACCTATGACGTAGATGAAAAATCTATGTTCCTGGAGAAAAAGCCCGACGGCACCTGGAAACAGGACTTTACCAAGGTTGTCAACGGCATGAGCGGCCTTGAAATCCGTCTTCCTATTCTGCTTTCCGAGGGTGTTTCCAAAGGCCGCATTACCATTAACAAAGTATGCGCGCTTACCAGCACCAACATTGCCAAGGTGTACGGCTGCTATCCTCAAAAGGGCATTATCGCCCCCGGCTCTGACGCTGACATTGTCATGGTGGATATGGAAAAAGAAGTGACCCTGAGCAAGGACGTGCTGCATAACAACATCAGCTACTGCCTGCACGATGGATTCCATGTAAAAGGCTACCCGGTCATGACGATTTCTCACGGCAACGTGATTGTGGAAGAGAACAGCTTTAAGGGTCAAAAAGGCGCCGGCAAGCGCGTTCGCCGGAAAATCGACCCCAAGTATCTGGCGCACTACAATCTGGATTGATCCGCGAAAATGGGAGGAAACTATATGGACAACAAAAATGATGCCCTGCGCAGCAGTGAATTGCTGCCCACCAAGGAATCTGAGCGTACTATGTCGCTGGCCGACTACATCATGCTATGGGCCGGCATGACCATCAATATTGTCGCGTTCAGTCTCGGCTCACAGTATTACAACAAAGGCCACGGCCTTTCCCCCTGGACAATGGTCCTGGTTATGCTGATCGGCTACGGTATTGTAACTGCCTTTACGGCCATGGTGGGCGACATCGGCACCAAGTACGGCGTACCCTTTGCCGCCTACATTCGTGCTCCCTTTGGTTACAAAGGTTCTTATGTGGCAGGCCTTATTCGTGCAATTCCCGGCCTTTACTGGTTTGGCTTTCTCACCTGGGTTGGAGCCAACGCCATCAATCACATCATTGGCATTCTGTTTCCCGGTGTAGGCAACCTGACCCTGATCATTATTCTCTTTGCGGCCGTACAAATTTTGAATACCATGTATGGTCTGAAAGCCATGGCCAAGTTTGACTGGATTGCTATTCCTTGTCTTGCTATCCTGTTCGGTGCCATTCTGCTGACTACTCTAAGCAAATACCATATCACCATTCCAGACATCATGGCTACCCAGACTGAGGGCGGATATTCCTTTGCCTATGCAGTAGCCGGCATTGCCGGCGGCTGGATTACCATGGCTCTAAACGGCAGCGACCTCTCCCGCCAAATTAAACACGTAAACGGATATGAGAAAAAGGGATTTTTTGCCCGCAACAAGCGCGCCATTATTGGCCAAATCATCGGCCTGATGTGTGTAGGCGTTATCACTATGCTGATTGGCGCGGCCTCTGGCATTGCCACTGGATACTGGGACCTGAACGATGTCATTCCCGATCTTTTTACCAACAAAGTGGCTCTGATTCTCTGCTTTATTGTTGTTGTCTTTGCTCAGTGGTCCACTAATACGGCAGCCAACCTGCTGCCGCCCTCCCTGGTCCTGCTAAACGTCTTCCCCAAACTGAAATACTGGATGAGCACAGCAATCTGCGGCACAGTGGCCATTTGCATGATGCCCTGGAAGCTGGAAAGCCAGGGCGGGTTCCTGGTCATGGTGCAGAACTGGATTTCTCAGATGCTGGGGCCGATCATCGGTATTCTGCTGGTAGATTATTTTATTATCCGCAAGACTAAGGTCAACGTAAAAGATTTGTACACTGTCGGCGGCCAGTATCAATATACCAACGGCTTTAACTTCAGCGCCATTATCTCTTTGGTTCTTTCCTTCCTAGTCGGCCTGCTCTGCGGCAGCTACGCCTTTTTTGCCGGGCTTGCATGCAGCGCTGTGCTGTACACGGTGCTGATGAAGTGCTTTACGCTGAAAAAGTACGACCAGCATATTGGGCAAGAGGTTCCTTTTGATCCCGAAAAGGACTGACTCCCTTTAAAGAGCCCCCTCTGTGCAGCCCATTTCTTTAGCCGCTGCTGCTATTGACCGTAAACATGGCAGCAAGGCTTGCACCGGATATATCCGTTGATGCTGACGAACGATCCGCATGATAAAATTCTATACAAATGAGGTGTATCATGAAAATACTGATTCAAAACGGTACGATTGTTGACGGTACCGGCAAACCCGGGTACAAAGCTGACCTGTTGATACAAGGTGGAAAAATTGCAGCGATTGGCAGCCTTTCGCCTGAAAATGCAGAAAAAGTAATTGATGCTGCCGGGCTGGTGGTCGCCCCCGGATTTATCGATACCCACAGCCACAGCGACCTACAGGTGCTGGTGCACCCGGAAGTAAAGCCGAAAGTCATGCAGGGAATAACGACTGAGGTCTTGGGACAGGACGGCATTTCTATGGCGCCGCTGCCCGAACAGTATATTGGCCCCTGGCGTAAAAATCTGGCTGGCCTGGATGGAGACAGCGACGACATCGACTGGCACTATAAAAACACCGCCGGCTACCTGAAAATGATTGAGGCCGCCCGCCCCGGCTTAAACGAATGCTACTTAGTGCCCCACGGCAATATCCGCATGGAGGCCATGGGCCTGGAAAACCGCCAGCCGAATGAAGACGAATTAGCTGCCATGTGCCGCATTACCCGCCGGGAAATGGAGGCCGGCGCGGTGGGCCTTTCCACTGGACTCATCTATATGCCCTGTGCATACTCTCAGGTCAGAGAAATTATTGAAATGTGCAAAGTCGTCGCGGAATACGATGGTATCTTTGTCATTCATCAGCGCAGCGAAGCAGACTCAATTCTGGATTCTATGAAAGAAGTAATCAAAATTGGCCGCGAATCCGGCGTAAAAATTCACTATTCTCATTTCAAAGTCTGCGGTAAAAAGAACTGGGACAAAATAGACCAGGTCATTGCTCTGCTGGAGGAAGCAGAGGCCGAGGGTATCCGTGTCAGTTTTGACCAGTATCCCTATGTAGCCGGCAGCACCATGCTGGGGGTCATTCTGCCGCCGTGGGTTCACGACGGCGGCACCGACAAAGTGCTGGAGCGCCTGGCCGACCCCACCCTGCGCAAAAAGATGGTTTACGATATTGAGCATGGCATTCCCGGCTGGGACAACTTTGTTGAATTCGCCGGACTGGATCAGATTTTTGTTACCAGTGTCAAACACGCTAAAAACGAAGACGCTGTAGGCCTCAGCCTGACTCAGCTGGGCAAGCTGCGCGGCAAAGACCCCTATGACGCCACCTTTGACCTTCTCCTGGAAGAGGAAAATGCGGTCGGCATGGTCGATTTTTACGGAACAGAAGAGCACGTGCAGCGCTTTATGAAGCGCCCGGAAATGAATGCCTGCACCGACGGCCTTTTGGGCGGAAAACCGCACCCCCGCGTATACGGCGCGTTTCCACGCATCTTAGGTAAATATGTGCGCGAAGACAAGGCCCTGACGCTGGAAGAAGCCATCTATAAAATGACCAAAAAGCCCGCCTCTACTTTCAATATTGTCGGCCGCGGGGAAGTAAAAGAGGGCAACTGGGCAGATCTCACCCTTTTCAATCCCAATACGGTCATAGACAAAGGCACCTTTACTGATCCGGCACAGTACCCGGAAGGCATTGCGTATGTTTTGATAAACGGCGAGCTCACCGTTTCCGATGCAAAGCATACCGGCGACCGCTCCGGTGTGGTTCTGCGCAAACAGGGAACGGAAGTCCGCGTTTAATTCGACTACAAAAGGAGCATTTTTATGAAAGAGATTCGGACAAGCAAGGCCCCCGGCGCTATCGGGCCATATTCTCAGGCTTTTGTCAGCGGCGGCCTGCTGTACGCCTCCGGTCAAATCCCCGTTGACCCGGCCACTGGCAGCGTGCCGCAGGGCATCGCCGCCCAAGCTGAGCAAAGCTGCCGCAATGTGGGCGCCCTGCTGG
Coding sequences within:
- a CDS encoding amidohydrolase family protein — its product is MYDLILKNGLVVSPSSTVACDVAIQDGKIAALGSFCQSEAKRVIDAGGKYLLPGGVEAHMHCQAPFQGCLGANTFYQQSVSAAFGGVTTFMDFANMSRGLSPYKQVLARVEEMSESAIDYSAHGKFVESTPEALADIDKMAADGFPTFKMFMTYKKEGVMSDDETMLKVFEKAKNVGGLPMVHCESNAIAEANIEKCREKGDLSWVNFAKCKPVLCEDEAFDRAVNFARYVGNGLIVVHTTNGRALDTARRAHAEDIPLYVETGPHYLTLFDDLYKGENGHLAICSPPLRTPKEAAELWKGLEDGTILLTGSDDCTYDVDEKSMFLEKKPDGTWKQDFTKVVNGMSGLEIRLPILLSEGVSKGRITINKVCALTSTNIAKVYGCYPQKGIIAPGSDADIVMVDMEKEVTLSKDVLHNNISYCLHDGFHVKGYPVMTISHGNVIVEENSFKGQKGAGKRVRRKIDPKYLAHYNLD
- a CDS encoding cytosine permease, with amino-acid sequence MDNKNDALRSSELLPTKESERTMSLADYIMLWAGMTINIVAFSLGSQYYNKGHGLSPWTMVLVMLIGYGIVTAFTAMVGDIGTKYGVPFAAYIRAPFGYKGSYVAGLIRAIPGLYWFGFLTWVGANAINHIIGILFPGVGNLTLIIILFAAVQILNTMYGLKAMAKFDWIAIPCLAILFGAILLTTLSKYHITIPDIMATQTEGGYSFAYAVAGIAGGWITMALNGSDLSRQIKHVNGYEKKGFFARNKRAIIGQIIGLMCVGVITMLIGAASGIATGYWDLNDVIPDLFTNKVALILCFIVVVFAQWSTNTAANLLPPSLVLLNVFPKLKYWMSTAICGTVAICMMPWKLESQGGFLVMVQNWISQMLGPIIGILLVDYFIIRKTKVNVKDLYTVGGQYQYTNGFNFSAIISLVLSFLVGLLCGSYAFFAGLACSAVLYTVLMKCFTLKKYDQHIGQEVPFDPEKD
- a CDS encoding D-aminoacylase, with protein sequence MKILIQNGTIVDGTGKPGYKADLLIQGGKIAAIGSLSPENAEKVIDAAGLVVAPGFIDTHSHSDLQVLVHPEVKPKVMQGITTEVLGQDGISMAPLPEQYIGPWRKNLAGLDGDSDDIDWHYKNTAGYLKMIEAARPGLNECYLVPHGNIRMEAMGLENRQPNEDELAAMCRITRREMEAGAVGLSTGLIYMPCAYSQVREIIEMCKVVAEYDGIFVIHQRSEADSILDSMKEVIKIGRESGVKIHYSHFKVCGKKNWDKIDQVIALLEEAEAEGIRVSFDQYPYVAGSTMLGVILPPWVHDGGTDKVLERLADPTLRKKMVYDIEHGIPGWDNFVEFAGLDQIFVTSVKHAKNEDAVGLSLTQLGKLRGKDPYDATFDLLLEEENAVGMVDFYGTEEHVQRFMKRPEMNACTDGLLGGKPHPRVYGAFPRILGKYVREDKALTLEEAIYKMTKKPASTFNIVGRGEVKEGNWADLTLFNPNTVIDKGTFTDPAQYPEGIAYVLINGELTVSDAKHTGDRSGVVLRKQGTEVRV